In Setaria viridis chromosome 5, Setaria_viridis_v4.0, whole genome shotgun sequence, the genomic stretch TCCAAGAAGGTGTTCCACATGGCGTGCTACAGATTTTGCAAGACTATCGGCTTCCACCTGTGTTGATGCCTCGGCATACACCCGTACCACATCTTCTGTACCAGATGGACGCACAAAGCATCGGCCGTGAGTATAGTTGGCTGCAATGACATCACAATTTGAATATCAAACACATTAACACGAAGTAAATTGGACTTACAAGAATGGGATACACAACCGTTAGATTACTTGACGTGATTAATTTGGTGCTTACCAGTCTCCTTATCTATCAATTCTTGCAAACTAGAAGGTTGACTAACTTTTGTCTCTGCGTCTGTCGTGACAATTGAACTTCGATCAATAACTTTCACCTGAAAAAAAGTAACAAGTTAACTAATTGTATTATGAGGACTCGTTTGTCCCGTAATCTTAGTAACTAAAGTCTTACATGAGAAACGAGTAGTTGAATGAAAAGAATAGGTGAAATATTTATAGTTTTCGTCATCTTCAGGGAACACAAGGAAAGTCAAAGGTCACGGTACGTACCTTCAACTGTCTGCTGGGTAAATCACTATATAGTTCACACCAATTCTGAAATGACCATCCCTTATACTGCAAAATAGCCTCCACTAGAAGCAGACCACTCAGAGCATCACCAACTGCCTGATTGATCAGCTGACTAGCTGCCATCAGTCTCATTGCAGCATGATACTGTGCTGAACCTAGGAAGGGCATCAAGATCAACCACATCAAACAAAACGTTTAGGAGGCTGAATAAGAAGAAAGAACCGATGGCAAGAGTTTACCATTTGCAGCTTGAGAGAGCTCGTTGCTTAATGACTCTAGTTGAGAAATGAAATCCTCCGAGAATACTACAGTCCCGTGTCCATTGGCTTCAAAATATATACCAATGTCATACTCTAAAGCCTTTTTGTGCAGATATTTCACTCCAGTAGGAGTGAATACCACTTCAAGGCCAAGGTTCTTGAGAAACTGTGTCGACGCTCCATTTGCATAAGCTGTCTGAACTATGCCAAGCCTTGCAGGCAATGATTTGTTTACTTGACTGCCATTTTTATTGATAATATCTAGCTGCTCTCTGATAAACAGGGCAAACAGAGATAGTATCTTGTCACCATCAACAAGATCAACCTTATTGTCACTAGCTGATGACATGCGGAAGTAGACAAGTCGATCAGCGTCACCATCCAGACTTGCACACCTGAAATGCTAGACGAAAATAGTAAGTTGACTAAAAAAAATAGACAAGCATCAAACATGACTAACAACCAAGCTCTCACCTGACACCAAGATCTTCAGAGCTAAAGCCATGAGGAGTAACTCGCTCCTTTTGAACAAAGTCAGCACCACACATGTGATTTAGTATCCCTTCTCCTTCCTTACCCGAATTCCTCACAATAATATCCAGGCCTGAAAGCTCTGCTTTTATTTGTTCGAGCTTCACCCCACCAATACCATTTGCTCCATCCACAATTAGTTTCTTGGCAAGCTCATCTCCACCTTTATCTTTTGGCACTAATTCCAACATACGCCTGATGAAATTTAGTGTTAGAAACTCACCATAAAAGACGCTAGTAGCTCATGAGAGCCTAAAGAAGCAGGACAGTTGCTAGAAAGTAACCTGAACGAGTTGATAAGTTGTGTAAAATAATCTGACTCGGAAGCCTTGATGCCTTTGTTTTTGCACCGGACCATCCAATGCAGTTGAGGGGTGGTCAAAATTCCCATATCAATTGCGTGTGAGCCAACTACCGCATTTATCCCCTTCAGTTTGAATAGAAGTCCAATTAGATTGAATCTGCAAATTGTTATGAGTACAAATGTAGCGAAGGAACAGATCGAAATGGCATACCTGCAGTGCGGCACCAAGGAGGTACCCTCCTGTTGGTCTAGTATCTCTGCCAAGCAGCACTTGCGCTCTGTGGTGGCCCCCCAATGGAATTCCCTCGTCCTTGACAAACTGAAGGACCAGCTGCGGAGAGAAGAAATGGTATTAGCATTCGCATTTGCATATGAGGCGAAAAATAACAGGCATTAGTTTGATTGCTGAATTGATGGTACATGTGTCTGGTTGTAGTTTGGGATTTGGATGCTAGCTTCAAGCACTAATTTGATTTGTTACTCCGGAAAACAAGTGCTAGTATTTATTATTCGTGTGAGAGTCAGTTTGCACAAACAGATCCTGCAGCTTGATTACGTACCTACTAGAACGAAGGTGAGGAGTAGAGAAGGACTGAACGCATACCTGCAGGAGGGCGTCGGGGTCGGGGGCGTTGGCGAGGGCGTCGGCGAAGGGCTCCCAGTGCTGGGCCATCATGCCACCGTCCGGGTCGGCGATCTTGACGCCGTTGTCGCCGACGGGGTTGTGGGAGGCGGTGATGACGatcccgacggcggcgccggcgagcttgagggagcggagcgcggcgaggatgcCGGCGCGGCAGACGGCGGGCGCCATGGTGGCGCCGTCGGCGCGGAATCCCGCCGTGCCATAGGAGAACCTGCAGCCTGCGCCACCGATCCCATCTCATTCTCTCGTCTGCGCGGACTCGCTGCGTTGCTGATGGAGCAGAGGGAAGCAGCACGTACCGCTCGGGAGAGGGAAGCGGGACGCGAcgtcgaggaggcggcggcgctgctcctgctcctgctcctgatTGGCGGCCATGCCGCTCGCCGGTCGTCGTCGGTTGTTGGCTCGGATCTGACGCGATTTGGACACCACTTGTCGCCAGGGGATAACTGACTCGACTAGAGAAAACAAATCGATCTGCCACTTCGTCAGGATCGGATCAGAATTCAGAGACCAGAAGTGCGATCACAGATTCAGTTCCGTTCAACCATCCAGGATCGCACTACAACGAAATTGCATTACTGGTAGAACTGCAACTCCTCCCTCCGGCTGCTTCCTCGTGGGTGAAGAAGATCTTCAgaaagttcagacttcagacagAGGAATATGCTACCAAGCTCTTCTCGAATTTCCTGTGAAGGAGAGGGCTCAGTTACAAAAGGGGCATCACTTTCAGTCTGTCACTGCCCTCTTATTTAAGCCATGGTCCTGTTGGCGCCGCTGCCAATTCAGCTCCTCCTTCATCAAGGTCTGACTCTGACATGGGTCGTGTGGGGAAGATGAAGTACGTGGTGATGACCAGCGGCGTGGTGAGCGGGCTAGGGAACGGTGTCGCCGCCAGCAGCATCGGCGTCGTCCTCAAGGCCTGCGGTTTGCGCGTCACCTTCATCATGATAGGTAAGTTCTTCTGTGTCCTCCTTGACCTGCAGTTTCATTCATACAGGTCATGCCTGGTGTTAAAATGTTCTTGGGTTAACTCAGTTCTGAACAAAATAGATGCTCTGTATGACGTTTCAATTGTTTATGATGATATTCTGGTTATGTAACCTGGAGGGTCTGGTCTGAGCTGACGTGTTCATTTGCTGCTAGCTGCTTTGATCAATATCATGTAAAAGAACCCTTTGTCCGGATTTTGACGAAGATGGACCGTGCCTGTCCTTAgaattcaaaaagaaaaaaaaacagcggCCTTCCAGTGATGCTGTTTTATTCACTCTGGTGTAATGATCCTGATGAACTTACTTTCAGTTATTGAAATGGAAATTTGGGTACCTCAGTTCAAAAACGGAGATTTTAGTGGTCCAAGTAATAATCATTTTATTCTAATTTTCCTTTCCAACTTTGCTGTTACGCCTACCTCTGAAACATTACATTTCCTATTTCTGAACTGTCTTCTCCAAGGAAAATTATGTTTTCTCtacttcatttttttaaagaaaaacacTTTAATTTTTATAGCTTTACTTTTCCAGGAAAAATTGCTTGCACCATAGCCATCCTCTTTTCAAAATTTCCACAGTTCAATTTTTTGTTTCTGTACTTGGTAGCATGTGCCTTTATTTCGCATGCTTTCCCATATTCACTTACTAGTTCATGTTGCAGATCCATTTTTAAATACTGATGCTGGAACGATGTCTCCTGACGAAGATGAATACCGAGAGGTTTTTGTTTTGGATGATGGCAACGAGGTAAGGGCACTACAAACCTGTGGCTCTGTGCTACTTCAATATTTCTGTCATTGCATCTGATACACAAGTTGGTGTGGCTGGCAATATAATTTTTGGATGAGTGCTTACTTGAGCGATGCCGATCCATGAGACTTTGATATGAATGATATTTACTGTCTTCCATGCTGACAAATCGCAGTATTGTAGGTTGACATGGATATTGGAAACTACGAGAGATTCCTAGATGCTGAATAAACCGGAGACAATCTATCAGGCACTGAACTTGTCTTGTTCTTTGCAACTTGCCAACGTGTGCAAATTCCTTATCCATTTTCTCAGGTGTGGTGTTTCCTTGTATGGCTCTTGCAGTATGTGATAGACAAGGAAAGAAGGGGTGATTATCTAGGGAAAACAGTACAGGTTTGTGAGTACAGTCCTGCAGTACCTATCAAAATTGCTGAACTCTTGTATATACAAAGTGCTGATGGAAGTTGTTGCACGTCTTTTTTCAAAACCTCTGAAGATTGTACATCACCTTACGGATGCGATTCAAGAATGGATCGATCGTGTTGCTGTGATTCCTGTTGATGGCAGAGAAGGCCCCCCTGATGTTTGTATCGTTGAGTTGGGAGTGACTATAGGTCTGGGGATTCAGAACCGTTTTTAGATGACCCATTTGTGCAGTTCATTGGAGAAAACGAAAGTATATCCTTAATTGTGCAGGAGATATTGAGTCAAGGCCATTTATTGAAGCTTTGAGCCAGTTTTCATATCTAGATGGTAACATTTGTCTAGATTTTTGGTGGCTTGGTGATTTGCAGATAGTTGATTGGCTTAATTGGCTACCTCTTGTTTTCAGTggataataatttttgtttgatacatgcatgtcaGTCTTGTCCCTGTAATAGACATAGTTGGCGAACAGGTAGAACATGATTGAGTTTTAAATTTATTATCAGTTTTTGTTTACTGAATATCAATGATACGGAGTCATTTATTTTGGTACACCTGAAAAATGCAGAAAACGAAGCCTACCCAGTTAAGTGTTCAGAGCCTACGAGAGCTTGGATTGACGCCAAACCTTCTGGCTTGTCGTTGCGCAGCAGTATATTATCTTGCTTCTGTTCACTTGTTTTAGTTAAGCCTTTACTGTACATTGGAACATCTAATTTATCTGTATTAGTAAGCTGCCTTGATTCTTTGGTGTGCAACCTCTGAATAAAAATGTCAAGAGAAGCTTTCCCTGTTTTGCCATGTTCCGGTATGAGAATCTGAAGCTTCataattcatatttttatctGTGTTTCGTATTGATCCATTAAAGTATTTATTCAGGCTGATTGCATTGTTATTCTAAGCAATGTTCAAATATTTGGCATGCTCCCTCGCTTCTAATAGTACGTTCTACCTTCCATATGCTTTGTACCAATTCTGATGAAATAGTAATCTTCATACGTCCATTGCtgaaaaagatattacccaTTTCTGTTGTCAGGATCAGAAGGCTCATGAAGCTATTTTGGGAATTCTTGGACTTGCACGGTTAGTTGTTCGAATTCTCTCAATCTGTTACATTTCCTTTCTGTTCTCCTGCCTAAGTTCACAAAGTTCTCTTTCCTGTTTGCATTATGCAGCTTAACTGTGGAACCTAAGTTGGAAGCGTGGATGACGAATTGCATGTTCCTGTATGCTCCAATCCACTGTATCTTCCATATTTCGTAGTAGTTTTGCCAGTCTTCAGTTTATCACACCATATATGTcatctttctcttctttcttccctATTTGATTGGAGAACAAATTTATGCAGGTCAGAATAGCAGTAGTAGTTGGTAAATACACCAATGTTTCCAATGCATACCACTCCATCCTCGAGGTGAATGACGACTCAGCAGTGTCCCTTTCACCTTATCTTAGAACATGCCAAGACTAATCTGGTCTCTTCAGATAATTGGATAAGATCCTTGATACTGACTAATTCTAGTAATGATGACGCAGTACTTCTATGTCTCATGTCTCCACAAAAATCATTATAAAATTTGTTAGCGGGTAAAAAGAATCATTATACATCGATCAAGATATGTTCTTTTTCTTAAGGCTATGCTTCATGCATATCAGTTGCGTGCCAGAGAAGGCTTGTGGTCGATTGGGTCCCAGCTTCTGACCTCGACGAAGAGACTGCGAATCAGGTCTCGCGAGTTCTGTTATACCTTTTGCTTTCACCATCACTAGAGGGTGCTGTCATgatctaggccttgtttagttgctaaagtttggaggtgccaaattactgttacaatactgtagcacactgtagcgtttcgtttgtatttgtgaattattgtccaaacattgactaattaggctcaaaagattcgtctcgcaaagtacaacaaaactgtgcaattagtttttaattttgtctacatttagtactccatgcatg encodes the following:
- the LOC117856843 gene encoding uncharacterized protein isoform X1, which produces MGRVGKMKYVVMTSGVVSGLGNGVAASSIGVVLKACGLRVTFIMIDPFLNTDAGTMSPDEDEYREVFVLDDGNEVDMDIGNYERFLDAE
- the LOC117856843 gene encoding uncharacterized protein isoform X2 — protein: MGRVGKMKYVVMTSGVVSGLGNGVAASSIGVVLKACGLRVTFIMIDPFLNTDAGTMSPDEDEYREVFVLDDGNEYCRLTWILETTRDS
- the LOC117856842 gene encoding phosphoacetylglucosamine mutase, whose product is MAANQEQEQEQRRRLLDVASRFPLPSGCRFSYGTAGFRADGATMAPAVCRAGILAALRSLKLAGAAVGIVITASHNPVGDNGVKIADPDGGMMAQHWEPFADALANAPDPDALLQLVLQFVKDEGIPLGGHHRAQVLLGRDTRPTGGYLLGAALQGINAVVGSHAIDMGILTTPQLHWMVRCKNKGIKASESDYFTQLINSFRRMLELVPKDKGGDELAKKLIVDGANGIGGVKLEQIKAELSGLDIIVRNSGKEGEGILNHMCGADFVQKERVTPHGFSSEDLGVRCASLDGDADRLVYFRMSSASDNKVDLVDGDKILSLFALFIREQLDIINKNGSQVNKSLPARLGIVQTAYANGASTQFLKNLGLEVVFTPTGVKYLHKKALEYDIGIYFEANGHGTVVFSEDFISQLESLSNELSQAANGSAQYHAAMRLMAASQLINQAVGDALSGLLLVEAILQYKGWSFQNWCELYSDLPSRQLKVKVIDRSSIVTTDAETKVSQPSSLQELIDKETANYTHGRCFVRPSGTEDVVRVYAEASTQVEADSLAKSVARHVEHLLG